A genomic window from Nomascus leucogenys isolate Asia chromosome 10, Asia_NLE_v1, whole genome shotgun sequence includes:
- the LOC105738311 gene encoding zinc finger protein 814, translating to MAAAATLRLSAQGTVTFEDVAVNFTWEEWNLLSEAQRCLYRDVTLENLALISSLGCWCGVEDEAAPSKQNIYIQRETQVRTPMAGVSPKKAPHCEMCGPILGDILHVADHQGTHHKQKLHRCESWGNKLYDSGNFHQPQNEYIGEKPYRGSVEEALFVKRCKFHVSGESSVFSQSGKDFLPRSGLLQQEASHTGEKSKSKTECVSPIQWGGAHYSRGESMKHFSTKHILSQHQRLLPREECYVCCECGKSFSKYVSFSNHQRVHTVKRPYECGECGKSFSKYASFSNHQRVHTEKKHYECGECGKSFSKYDSLSNHQRVHTDKKHECGECGKSFSQKSSLIQHQRFHTGEKPYGCEECGKYFSSEGHLRSHQRVHTGERPYKCGECVKSFSHKRSLVHHQRVHSGERLYQCGECGKSFSQKGNLVLHQRVHTGARPYECGECGKSFSSKGHLRNHQHIHTGDRLYECGECGKSFSHKGTLILHQRVHPRERSYGCGECGKSFSSIGHLRSHQRVHTGERPYECGECGKSFSHKRSLVHHQRMHTGERPYKCGDCGKSFNEKGHLRNHQRVHTTERPFKCGECGKCFSHRGNLILHQHGHTGEEPYVCRECGKVFKQKSHLLVHQRIHTGEKPYACEACQKFFRNKYQLIAHQRVHTGERPYECNDCGKSFTHSSTFCVHKRIHTGEKPYECSECGKSFAESSSFTKHKRVHTGEKPYECSECGKCFAESSSLTKHKRVHTGEKPHKCEKCGKLFNKESRLLVHQSSHWRKAI from the exons GGCACAGTGACTTTTGAAGACGTGGCTGTGAACTTTACCTGGGAGGAATGGAATCTCCTtagtgaggctcagagatgccTGTACCGTGATGTGACCCTGGAGAACCTGGCACTTATATCCTCCCTGG GTTGTTGGTGTGGAGTGGAAGATGAGGCGGCACCTTCTAAGCAgaatatttatatacaaagaGAGACTCAGGTCAGGACTCCTATGGCAGGTGTGTCTCCCAAGAAGGCCCCCCACTGTGAGATGTGTGGCCCCATCTTGGGAGACATTTTGCATGTGGCAGATCATCAGGGAACACATCACAAGCAGAAACTGCACAGGTGTGAGTCCTGGGGGAATAAATTGTATGACAGTGGAAACTTTCATCAGCCCCAGAATGAGTACATTGGTGAGAAGCCCTACAGAGGCAGTGTTGAGGAGGCATTGTTTGTGAAGAGGTGTAAGTTCCATGTGTCAGGGGAGTCATCTGTCTTCAGtcagagtgggaaggactttttGCCCAGGTCAGGATTACTCCAGCAGGAGGCCAGTCACACTGGGGAGAAGTCAAAGAGCAAAACTGAGTGTGTGTCTCCCATTCAGTGGGGGGGAGCTCACTATAGCCGTGGAGAATCCATGAAACATTTTAGCACCAAACATATCCTCAGTCAGCACCAGAGACTTCTCCCTAGAGAAGAATGTTATGTGTGCTGTGAATGTGGGAAATCCTTTAGCAAATATGTTAGCTTCAGTAATCATCAGAGAGTTCACACTGTGAAAAGACCTTATGAATGTGGAGAATGTGGGAAATCCTTTAGCAAATATGCTAGCTTCAGTAATCATCAGAGAGTTCACACTGAAAAAAAACATTATGAATGTGGTGAATGTGGGAAATCCTTTAGCAAATATGATAGCTTGAGTAATCATCAGAGAGTTCACACTGACAAAAAACATGAATGTGGAGAATGTGGGAAATCCTTTAGTCAAAAGAGCAGCCTCATTCAACATCAGCGAtttcacactggagaaaagccTTATGGGTGTGAAGAATGTGGGAAATATTTTAGTTCAGAAGGACATCTTAGGAGCCATCAACGAGTTCACACCGGAGAAAGACCTTACAAGTGTGGAGAATGTGTGAAGTCTTTCAGTCATAAGCGCAGCCTTGTTCACCATCAGCGAGTTCACAGTGGAGAAAGACTTTATCAGTGTGGAGAATGTGGGAAATCTTTCAGTCAAAAGGGCAACCTCGTTCTACACCAGCGAGTTCACACTGGAGCAAGACCTTATGAGTGTGGAGAATGTGGGAAATCATTTAGTTCAAAAGGACATCTTAGGAACCATCAGCACATTCACACTGGAGACAGACTTTATGAGTGTGGAGAGTGTGGGAAATCTTTTAGTCATAAGGGCACCCTCATTCTACATCAGCGAGTTCACCCTAGAGAAAGATCTTATGGGTGTGGAGAATGTGGGAAATCTTTTAGTTCAATCGGGCACCTTAGGAGCCATCAGCGCGTTCATactggagaaaggccttatgAGTGTGGAGAATGTGGGAAATCTTTTAGTCATAAGCGCAGCCTTGTTCACCATCAGCGCATGCACACTGGAGAAAGACCTTACAAGTGTGGAGACTGTGGGAAATCTTTTAATGAAAAAGGACACCTTAGGAATCATCAGCGAGTTCACACTACAGAAAGACCTTTTAAGTGTGGGGAATGTGGGAAATGTTTTAGTCACAGGGGTAACCTCATTCTACACCAGCATGGCCATACTGGAGAAGAGCCTTATGTGTGTAGGGAATGTGGAAAAGTATTTAAGCAGAAGTCTCACCTCCTTGTACaccagagaattcacactggagaaaagccATATGCTTGTGAAGCTTGTCAGAAATTTTTTAGAAACAAGTACCAACTCATTGCACATCAgagagttcacactggagaaaggccttatgAATGCAATGATTGTGGAAAATCATTTACCCACAGCTCTACATTCTGTGTTCATAAgcgaattcacactggagaaaagccTTATGAGTGCAGTGAATGTGGAAAATCTTTTGCTGAAAGCTCCAGTTTCACTAAACACAAgagagttcacactggagaaaagccTTATGAGTGCAGTGAATGTGGAAAATGTTTTGCTGAAAGCTCCAGTCTCACTAAACACAAgagagttcacactggagaaaagccTCATAAATGTGAGAAATGTGGGAAATTATTTAATAAGGAGTCTCGCCTCCTTGTACACCagagttcacactggagaaaagccATATGA